A genomic segment from Microbacterium sp. SORGH_AS_0428 encodes:
- a CDS encoding fused MFS/spermidine synthase has product MARARYEHVSHPEARLSDGSIARIVPSSFTSGFELDVAGTPQSHVDLDDPTHLHFEYIGRMAAVIDQLRLPGQPLTAVHLGGGALTIPRYVAHTRPGSRQQVIELEQALVDLVRTNLPLPRGAQIRVRIGDARAGLARLPESLAGNVDLLVSDVYAGAQTPAHLTTVEFYRDAARLLAPDGVLLVNVADGAGLAFARRQVATVREVLPEIALLAEVQTLKGRRFGNLVIAASAAPLPTAWLPRLMAAGPHPAKVATGAELEEFVRGAVPATDATATPSPKPAASLFEL; this is encoded by the coding sequence ATGGCCCGCGCGCGTTACGAGCACGTCTCGCATCCCGAGGCGCGACTGTCGGACGGCTCGATCGCCCGCATCGTCCCCTCGTCGTTCACGAGCGGATTCGAGCTGGATGTCGCCGGCACGCCGCAGTCGCACGTCGACCTCGACGATCCGACCCACCTGCACTTCGAGTACATCGGACGGATGGCGGCCGTCATCGACCAGCTGCGCCTGCCCGGTCAGCCGCTGACCGCTGTGCATCTGGGCGGCGGCGCGCTCACCATCCCCCGCTACGTCGCGCACACGCGTCCCGGATCCCGTCAGCAGGTCATCGAGCTCGAGCAGGCCCTCGTCGACCTCGTGCGCACGAACCTCCCGCTGCCGCGCGGGGCGCAGATCCGGGTGCGCATCGGGGACGCCAGGGCGGGACTCGCGCGGCTGCCAGAATCGCTGGCGGGCAACGTCGATCTCCTCGTGTCCGACGTGTACGCAGGAGCGCAGACGCCCGCCCACCTGACCACCGTGGAGTTCTACCGCGACGCCGCCCGCCTGCTCGCCCCGGACGGGGTGCTGCTCGTGAACGTCGCCGACGGCGCGGGACTCGCCTTCGCACGGCGGCAGGTCGCCACCGTGCGGGAGGTTCTGCCGGAGATCGCGCTGCTCGCGGAGGTGCAAACGCTCAAGGGACGACGCTTCGGCAACCTCGTGATCGCCGCATCCGCAGCTCCCCTGCCGACGGCATGGCTGCCGCGCCTGATGGCGGCGGGGCCGCATCCGGCGAAGGTCGCGACCGGTGCGGAGCTCGAGGAGTTCGTGCGCGGCGCGGTTCCCGCGACGGATGCGACCGCCACCCCCTCTCCCAAGCCCGCCGCATCCCTCTTCGAGCTCTGA
- the pxpA gene encoding 5-oxoprolinase subunit PxpA, translated as MPSIDLNADLGETVEGEPTADDAAMFALISSASVACGGHAGDPDAMRAAVALAAARGVAIGAHPSYPDRAGFGRREMRIAPARLRRELATQLRALRAAGADIRYVKPHGALYHAAGGDPLTAAAVVAEIAALADGLGRPVPVLGLGDRLREAAADAGVPFFGEAFLDRGYLPDGTLVPRGMPGALLHDAEQVAARAVRLATAGEVVAVDGTVVRTEAVSLCLHGDTREAVEMAGAVRAALTAAGVEVRAPW; from the coding sequence ATGCCCTCGATCGATCTGAACGCGGACCTCGGCGAGACCGTCGAGGGAGAGCCGACCGCAGACGATGCGGCGATGTTCGCGCTCATCTCCAGCGCCAGCGTCGCGTGCGGCGGCCACGCCGGCGACCCCGACGCGATGCGGGCTGCGGTGGCGCTGGCCGCGGCGCGGGGCGTCGCCATCGGAGCGCACCCCTCGTATCCCGACCGCGCCGGATTCGGGCGCCGGGAGATGCGGATCGCGCCCGCCCGGCTGCGACGCGAACTCGCGACGCAGCTGCGTGCGCTGCGTGCGGCCGGCGCGGACATCCGGTACGTGAAGCCGCATGGAGCGCTGTACCACGCGGCCGGCGGCGATCCGCTGACGGCGGCGGCGGTCGTCGCCGAGATCGCCGCCCTCGCCGACGGACTCGGCCGACCCGTTCCCGTGCTGGGCCTCGGCGATCGCCTGCGCGAAGCGGCGGCGGATGCGGGCGTCCCGTTCTTCGGCGAGGCGTTCCTCGACCGCGGGTACCTGCCCGACGGCACGCTCGTGCCGCGGGGCATGCCGGGGGCGCTGCTCCACGACGCCGAGCAGGTCGCCGCGCGCGCGGTGCGCCTGGCGACGGCGGGGGAGGTCGTCGCGGTCGACGGCACCGTTGTGCGCACCGAAGCCGTCTCGCTGTGCCTGCACGGCGACACTCGCGAGGCGGTGGAGATGGCCGGAGCCGTCCGCGCGGCGCTGACGGCGGCGGGCGTCGAGGTCCGGGCGCCGTGGTGA
- a CDS encoding DNA-directed RNA polymerase subunit beta has translation MAAAPHASTPTTKTPKNGRGASRLSFAKITDTLTVPDLLALQTESFDWLVGNDAWKARVAEAQAAGRTDVPATSGLEEIFEEISPIEDLSETMQLSFTNPYLEPEKYSIEECKERGKTYAAPLYVEAEFMNHQTGEIKTQTVFMGDFPLQTDKGTFIINGTERVVVSQLVRSPGVYFDRVADKTSDKDIVSARVIPSRGAWLEFEIDKRDQVGVRIDRKRKQSVTVFLKALGLSSEDIMNEFAGFSSIEETLEKDTILTKEDALRDIYRKLRPGEQVAAEAARALLDNFYFSSKRYDLAKVGRYKINQKLGLDTPLTDSVLTVDDIVATIKYLVRLHRGDTSFEGVRAGKTAEIRIDVDDIDNFGNRRIRAVGELIQNQVRTGLSRMERVVRERMTTQDIEAITPQTLINVRPVVAAIKEFFGTSQLSQFMDQNNPLAGLTHKRRLSALGPGGLSRERAGVEVRDVHPSHYGRMCPIETPEGPNIGLIGSLASFARINAFGFIETPYRRVVNGRVTTDIDYLTASEENDFIVAQAGAELDAEGSFTQDRVLARRGQGGEVDLFPVDEIGYMDVSPRQMVSVATSLIPFLEHDDANRALMGANMQRQAVPLVRSESPVVGTGMEGYAAVDAGDVVTAKRSGVVAEVSADVVTIQTDEGGTDDYFLRKFDRSNQGTSYNQRVVVSAGERIEAGEVIADGPATENGELALGKNLLVGFMTWEGHNFEDAIILSQELVKDDTLSSIHIEEYEVDARDTKLGKEEITRDLPNVSPDLLKDLDERGIIRIGAEVRPGDILVGKVTPKGETELSAEERLLRAIFNEKSREVRDTSLKVPHGEQGTIIAVKEFNAEDGDDELGSGVNRRVVVYIAQKRKITEGDKLAGRHGNKGVIAKILPVEDMPFLADGTPLDVILNPLGIPGRMNFGQVLELHLGWIAQQGWKVEGNPEWAANLPKEAFEAPAGTKVATPVFDGAFESEIAGLLDSTNPTRDGVRLIDSSGKTTLFDGRSGEPFPAPISVGYMYILKLHHLVDDKIHARSTGPYSMITQQPLGGKAQFGGQRFGEMEVWALEAYGAAYALQELLTIKSDDILGRVKVYEAIVKGENIQEPGIPESFKVLMKEMQSLCLNVEVLSADGTAVNLRDTDDDAFRAAEELGINISSRFESSSIDEI, from the coding sequence TTGGCTGCCGCGCCTCACGCAAGCACCCCCACCACCAAGACCCCCAAGAACGGACGCGGCGCTTCGCGTCTGTCCTTCGCGAAGATCACCGACACGCTGACGGTCCCCGACCTTCTCGCGCTGCAGACGGAGTCCTTCGACTGGCTCGTCGGCAACGACGCCTGGAAGGCGCGTGTCGCCGAGGCCCAGGCCGCCGGTCGCACCGACGTGCCGGCAACGAGCGGTCTCGAGGAGATCTTCGAGGAGATCTCCCCGATCGAAGACCTCAGCGAGACGATGCAGCTGAGCTTCACGAACCCCTACCTCGAGCCCGAGAAGTACTCCATCGAGGAGTGCAAGGAGCGCGGCAAGACGTACGCGGCCCCGCTCTACGTCGAGGCCGAGTTCATGAACCACCAGACCGGTGAGATCAAGACGCAGACGGTCTTCATGGGCGATTTCCCGCTCCAGACCGACAAGGGCACGTTCATCATCAACGGCACCGAGCGCGTCGTCGTTTCGCAGCTCGTGCGTTCGCCCGGTGTGTACTTCGACCGCGTCGCCGACAAGACGAGCGACAAGGACATCGTCTCGGCCCGCGTCATCCCCAGCCGCGGCGCCTGGCTCGAGTTCGAGATCGACAAGCGCGACCAGGTGGGCGTGCGCATCGACCGCAAGCGCAAGCAGTCGGTCACCGTCTTCCTGAAGGCGCTCGGTCTGTCCAGCGAAGACATCATGAACGAGTTCGCGGGCTTCAGCTCGATCGAGGAGACCCTCGAGAAGGACACGATCCTCACCAAGGAAGACGCGCTGCGCGACATCTACCGCAAGCTCCGTCCGGGTGAGCAGGTCGCTGCCGAGGCTGCGCGTGCGCTGCTGGACAACTTCTACTTCTCGTCCAAGCGCTACGACCTCGCCAAGGTGGGTCGCTACAAGATCAACCAGAAGCTCGGTCTCGACACCCCGCTGACCGACTCGGTGCTCACGGTCGACGACATCGTCGCGACCATCAAGTACCTCGTCCGCCTCCACCGCGGCGACACGAGCTTCGAGGGCGTGCGCGCCGGCAAGACGGCCGAGATCCGCATCGACGTCGACGACATCGACAACTTCGGCAACCGCCGCATCCGCGCGGTGGGCGAGCTCATCCAGAACCAGGTCCGCACGGGTCTGTCGCGCATGGAGCGCGTCGTCCGCGAGCGCATGACCACGCAGGACATCGAGGCGATCACGCCCCAGACCCTGATCAACGTGCGTCCCGTCGTCGCGGCGATCAAGGAGTTCTTCGGAACCTCGCAGCTGTCGCAGTTCATGGACCAGAACAACCCGCTCGCGGGTCTGACCCACAAGCGTCGCCTGTCGGCGCTGGGCCCCGGCGGCCTGTCGCGCGAGCGCGCCGGCGTCGAGGTCCGTGACGTCCACCCCTCGCACTACGGCCGCATGTGCCCGATCGAGACGCCGGAAGGCCCGAACATCGGTCTGATCGGTTCGCTCGCCTCCTTCGCGCGCATCAACGCGTTCGGGTTCATCGAGACCCCGTACCGCCGCGTCGTGAACGGTCGCGTCACCACCGACATCGACTACCTCACCGCCAGCGAGGAGAACGACTTCATCGTCGCCCAGGCCGGCGCCGAGCTCGACGCCGAAGGCTCCTTCACGCAGGACCGCGTGCTGGCCCGCCGTGGCCAGGGTGGCGAGGTCGACCTCTTCCCGGTCGACGAGATCGGCTACATGGACGTCTCCCCACGCCAGATGGTGTCGGTCGCGACCTCGCTGATCCCCTTCCTCGAGCACGACGACGCGAACCGCGCCCTCATGGGTGCGAACATGCAGCGCCAGGCCGTGCCGCTGGTTCGCAGCGAGTCGCCCGTGGTCGGAACCGGTATGGAGGGCTACGCGGCCGTCGACGCCGGTGACGTCGTCACCGCCAAGCGTTCCGGTGTCGTGGCCGAGGTCTCCGCCGACGTCGTCACCATCCAGACGGATGAGGGCGGCACCGACGACTACTTCCTGCGCAAGTTCGACCGCTCCAACCAGGGCACGTCGTACAACCAGCGCGTCGTGGTCTCCGCCGGTGAGCGCATCGAGGCCGGCGAGGTCATCGCCGACGGTCCCGCGACCGAGAACGGCGAGCTCGCCCTCGGCAAGAACCTGCTCGTCGGGTTCATGACGTGGGAGGGTCACAACTTCGAGGACGCGATCATCCTCAGCCAGGAGCTCGTGAAGGACGACACCCTCTCCTCGATCCACATCGAGGAGTACGAGGTCGACGCCCGCGACACGAAGCTCGGCAAGGAAGAGATCACGCGCGACCTGCCGAACGTGAGCCCCGACCTGCTGAAGGACCTCGACGAGCGCGGCATCATCCGCATCGGTGCCGAGGTCCGCCCCGGCGACATCCTCGTCGGCAAGGTCACGCCCAAGGGCGAGACCGAGCTGTCGGCCGAGGAGCGCCTGCTGCGCGCGATCTTCAACGAGAAGAGCCGCGAGGTCCGTGACACCTCCCTGAAGGTGCCCCACGGTGAGCAGGGCACGATCATCGCCGTCAAGGAGTTCAACGCCGAGGACGGCGACGACGAGCTCGGCTCCGGCGTCAACCGCCGGGTCGTGGTCTACATCGCCCAGAAGCGCAAGATCACCGAGGGCGACAAGCTCGCCGGTCGCCACGGCAACAAGGGCGTCATCGCGAAGATCCTTCCCGTCGAGGACATGCCCTTCCTCGCCGACGGCACGCCGCTGGACGTCATCCTCAACCCGCTCGGTATCCCCGGTCGAATGAACTTCGGTCAGGTCCTCGAGCTCCACCTCGGCTGGATCGCTCAGCAGGGCTGGAAGGTCGAGGGCAACCCGGAATGGGCCGCGAACCTGCCGAAGGAGGCCTTCGAGGCCCCCGCCGGCACCAAGGTCGCCACCCCGGTGTTCGACGGTGCGTTCGAGTCGGAGATCGCGGGTCTGCTCGACTCGACGAACCCCACCCGTGACGGCGTGCGACTGATCGACTCCAGCGGTAAGACCACGCTGTTCGACGGCCGCAGCGGAGAGCCCTTCCCGGCCCCCATCTCCGTCGGCTACATGTACATCCTGAAGCTGCACCACCTCGTGGACGACAAGATCCACGCGCGCTCCACCGGTCCGTACTCGATGATCACGCAGCAGCCGCTGGGTGGTAAGGCGCAGTTCGGCGGCCAGCGCTTCGGTGAGATGGAGGTGTGGGCCCTCGAGGCCTACGGTGCCGCCTACGCGCTGCAGGAGCTCCTCACGATCAAGTCCGACGACATCCTCGGCCGCGTCAAGGTGTACGAGGCGATCGTCAAGGGCGAGAACATCCAGGAGCCCGGTATCCCCGAGTCCTTCAAGGTGCTCATGAAGGAGATGCAGTCGCTCTGCCTGAACGTCGAGGTCCTCTCGGCCGACGGTACGGCTGTCAACCTGCGCGACACCGATGACGACGCCTTCCGCGCGGCGGAAGAGCTCGGCATCAACATCTCCAGCCGGTTCGAGTCCTCGTCCATCGACGAGATCTGA
- a CDS encoding ABC transporter ATP-binding protein encodes MHISSSELGLAARVSRLTKTYGSGAGTVRALDDVAVGIRRGEFTAIMGASGSGKSTLMHIMAGLDAPTSGSVWIGDTDITGLGDRELTVLRRRRVGFVFQSFNLVPTLDVIGNITLPFDLDDRRPSAIERARIDMLVETLGLRSRLTHRPHELSGGQQQRVAIARALATAPDLLFADEPTGNLDSRTGREVLALLRAASSEHGQSIAMVTHDPIAASHADRVIYLGDGRVVADHRGQSAEQIAAFMLAAEQGAVA; translated from the coding sequence ATGCACATCTCCTCCAGCGAACTCGGCCTCGCCGCGCGCGTCTCGCGGCTCACGAAGACCTACGGCAGCGGCGCCGGCACCGTCCGCGCCCTCGACGACGTCGCGGTCGGCATCCGACGCGGCGAGTTCACCGCCATCATGGGAGCCTCCGGCTCCGGTAAGTCGACGCTCATGCACATCATGGCCGGCCTCGACGCCCCGACGAGCGGATCCGTGTGGATCGGCGACACCGACATCACCGGCCTCGGCGACCGGGAGCTGACCGTCCTGCGGCGTCGTCGGGTGGGCTTCGTCTTCCAGTCCTTCAACCTCGTGCCGACGCTCGACGTCATCGGCAACATCACACTCCCCTTCGACCTCGACGACCGCCGCCCGTCGGCGATCGAGCGCGCGCGGATCGACATGCTCGTCGAGACGCTCGGCCTGCGTTCACGTCTCACGCATCGTCCCCACGAGCTCAGCGGCGGCCAGCAGCAGCGGGTGGCGATCGCCCGCGCGCTCGCCACGGCGCCCGATCTGCTCTTCGCCGACGAGCCGACCGGCAACCTCGACTCCCGAACCGGTCGCGAGGTGCTGGCACTGCTCCGGGCGGCGAGCAGCGAGCACGGGCAGTCGATCGCGATGGTCACCCACGATCCGATCGCCGCGAGCCACGCGGACCGCGTTATCTATCTGGGCGACGGCCGCGTCGTCGCCGACCACCGAGGGCAAAGCGCCGAGCAGATCGCCGCGTTCATGCTCGCCGCGGAGCAGGGAGCCGTCGCGTGA
- a CDS encoding FtsX-like permease family protein translates to MGASILVSAISTAFGVILISATGYIAALLRADPYIGDSGTLAFVLSFLTVLLVGVAVYVAGVVTANTFATVVAGRTRRIALLRLIGASARSQRTELARQGLIVGAIGAVVGLVGGTLVAIIGVGAADWMLGLDVSFTPVEPMLVVPAVIVALTTWVAAWAGSRRVLTVTPLEALGGSVEAPYARAARRTGRNVTALVLLVLGALLLAGGIAFGLLNPTGVIIAFFGGVLSFTGLALGATFVMPPVLRLVGSIFGRSAMSRLAAQNALRYPERSSRMAIGVVMGVTLITMFAVAIASTKAVLTAEGGGSMPDELSRVLDTFSAVMMGLVAVSAVIAGVGLVNLLTLGVVQRRRELGLLRTLGVSNAQLRAMVLREAAHITIAATATGLLLGIVYGWAGAQSLLGSIPIDPTRPSDPTFVLPAIPPIPVLAIVAATTVLTLVAAVVPTRLATRVAPIEALAEA, encoded by the coding sequence ATGGGGGCGAGCATCCTCGTCTCCGCCATCTCCACGGCGTTCGGGGTCATCCTCATCTCCGCCACCGGATACATCGCCGCGCTCCTGCGGGCGGACCCTTACATCGGCGACAGCGGCACGCTCGCGTTCGTGCTCAGCTTCCTCACCGTCCTGCTGGTGGGCGTCGCGGTCTACGTGGCCGGGGTCGTCACGGCCAACACCTTCGCCACGGTCGTCGCCGGCCGGACGCGGCGGATCGCCCTGCTGCGCCTCATCGGCGCATCGGCGCGTTCGCAGCGTACGGAGCTCGCGCGACAGGGCCTGATCGTGGGCGCGATCGGGGCGGTCGTCGGTCTCGTCGGCGGAACGCTGGTCGCGATCATCGGGGTCGGAGCGGCCGATTGGATGCTGGGGCTCGACGTCTCCTTCACGCCCGTCGAGCCGATGCTCGTCGTCCCCGCGGTGATCGTCGCGCTCACCACGTGGGTCGCCGCATGGGCGGGTTCGCGGCGGGTGCTCACGGTGACGCCCCTCGAGGCGCTCGGCGGCTCCGTGGAAGCGCCCTACGCCCGCGCCGCCCGCCGCACCGGACGCAACGTCACCGCGTTGGTACTTCTGGTTCTGGGCGCGCTCCTTCTCGCCGGCGGAATCGCCTTCGGGCTTCTCAACCCCACCGGCGTGATCATCGCCTTCTTCGGCGGAGTGCTGTCCTTCACGGGGCTCGCGCTCGGCGCGACGTTCGTGATGCCACCCGTCCTGCGCCTGGTCGGCTCGATCTTCGGCCGTTCGGCCATGTCACGCCTGGCTGCCCAGAACGCACTCCGCTACCCCGAGCGCTCGAGCCGCATGGCGATCGGCGTCGTCATGGGCGTCACGCTCATCACGATGTTCGCCGTCGCCATCGCTTCGACGAAGGCGGTGCTCACCGCCGAAGGCGGAGGATCCATGCCGGACGAACTTTCGCGTGTGCTCGACACGTTCTCCGCCGTGATGATGGGACTCGTGGCCGTGTCGGCTGTCATCGCGGGTGTGGGGCTGGTCAACCTGCTGACACTGGGCGTCGTGCAGCGGCGCCGCGAGCTGGGACTGCTGCGCACCCTCGGCGTCTCGAACGCGCAGCTGCGAGCGATGGTGCTGCGCGAGGCCGCCCACATCACGATCGCGGCCACCGCGACCGGGTTGCTGCTCGGCATCGTCTACGGCTGGGCCGGAGCGCAGTCGCTGCTCGGCTCCATTCCGATCGATCCCACCCGCCCGTCAGACCCCACCTTCGTGCTGCCGGCCATCCCGCCGATCCCTGTGCTCGCGATCGTCGCGGCGACGACCGTGCTCACCCTGGTGGCGGCCGTCGTGCCGACCCGGCTCGCCACGCGCGTCGCCCCCATCGAGGCGCTCGCCGAGGCGTGA
- a CDS encoding SprT-like domain-containing protein, protein MSDLQRVRVWAEALIALHLDDGWSFGFDNAKRRAGLCDYTKRRISLSRYLSARYDDDTNHQTLLHEVAHALAGSAAGHGPAWKRIARDLGYVGGATHHGETATDLAPWVGVCPNGHVVYRHRKATRQTSCASCAPRYDPRFAFTWTRREITRAARMAASTPR, encoded by the coding sequence ATGTCGGATCTGCAGCGCGTGCGCGTCTGGGCGGAAGCCCTGATCGCGCTGCATCTCGATGACGGCTGGAGCTTCGGCTTCGACAATGCGAAGCGCCGCGCGGGTCTGTGCGACTACACGAAGCGCCGCATCAGCCTCTCGCGCTATCTGAGCGCCCGCTACGACGACGACACCAATCACCAGACGCTGCTGCACGAGGTCGCGCACGCGCTGGCGGGCTCGGCCGCCGGACACGGCCCGGCCTGGAAGCGCATCGCTCGCGACCTCGGATACGTCGGCGGCGCCACCCACCACGGCGAGACGGCCACGGATCTCGCCCCCTGGGTGGGCGTGTGCCCCAACGGACACGTCGTCTACCGGCACCGCAAGGCGACCCGCCAGACCTCCTGCGCGAGCTGCGCGCCGCGCTACGACCCGCGCTTCGCGTTCACCTGGACCCGGCGCGAGATCACACGTGCCGCGCGGATGGCGGCATCCACGCCGCGCTGA
- a CDS encoding urea amidolyase family protein yields MVTGGRRILPYGAGGLLIELDDLDAVLGLHAGLAASVPGGVEELVAAARTVLVRFDPRRIPAQAVRAWIAATDAAASRTDPGAPEVTLPTVYDGIDLAAAGDWAGVSPAELVERHVRTPWRVAFTGFAPGFAYLVGEAWDLDIPRLDAPRTRVPAGAVALAAGFTGTYPRSTPGGWRLIGTTPAPLFDPDAVAPALLTAGTRVRFQPERARVALPAPPAPATSGAPALRIDAPGPLASIQDLGRPGAGAMGIALSGAADRRAAALANRLVGSVQTAAVIEILLGPFRATALADRWIAVTGGLGAMRIDGRAADPHRAVFWPAGSVLEIGPLATGLRAYLAVRGGIDVPRRAGSRATDTLAGLGPAPLAAGDEMPTAAEIAGEVPPIDAVAWTAPAPGDVTVEVVPGPRADWFAADAGRTLFAGPWRVSADADRVGVRLEGPGLTRIRAGELASEAMVPGALQVPPDGRPVVLGVDGPVTGGYPVIAVATAESLDRLAQARPGTRVRIRPVG; encoded by the coding sequence GTGGTGACCGGCGGGCGGCGCATCCTGCCGTACGGGGCGGGCGGCCTGCTCATCGAGCTCGACGACCTGGATGCGGTGCTGGGGCTGCACGCGGGTCTTGCCGCATCCGTTCCGGGCGGCGTCGAGGAACTCGTCGCAGCCGCGCGCACGGTGCTCGTCCGTTTCGATCCGCGCCGGATCCCGGCGCAGGCGGTGCGGGCGTGGATCGCGGCGACGGATGCGGCGGCGTCGCGGACGGATCCCGGTGCGCCGGAGGTGACGCTCCCCACTGTCTACGACGGCATCGACCTGGCCGCCGCGGGGGACTGGGCGGGGGTGTCGCCCGCGGAGCTCGTCGAGCGGCACGTGCGCACGCCCTGGCGGGTCGCGTTCACGGGGTTCGCTCCCGGATTCGCCTATCTGGTGGGGGAGGCGTGGGACCTCGACATCCCGCGCCTGGATGCCCCGCGCACGCGCGTTCCCGCCGGTGCCGTCGCGCTCGCGGCGGGCTTCACGGGAACCTATCCGCGCTCGACTCCCGGCGGATGGCGCCTCATCGGAACGACCCCCGCGCCGCTCTTCGACCCGGATGCGGTCGCCCCGGCACTGTTGACCGCCGGGACGCGGGTGCGCTTCCAGCCCGAGCGGGCGCGCGTCGCGCTCCCCGCCCCGCCGGCGCCCGCGACGTCGGGCGCGCCGGCGCTGCGCATCGACGCCCCCGGACCGCTGGCGAGCATCCAGGACCTCGGGCGACCCGGCGCCGGCGCGATGGGCATCGCCCTGTCGGGGGCAGCCGATCGTCGCGCGGCGGCCCTCGCCAATCGCCTCGTCGGCTCCGTGCAGACGGCCGCCGTCATCGAGATCCTCCTGGGGCCGTTCCGAGCGACGGCGCTGGCCGATCGATGGATCGCGGTGACGGGCGGCCTGGGCGCGATGCGTATCGACGGCAGGGCCGCCGACCCGCACCGTGCCGTGTTCTGGCCCGCGGGCTCCGTGCTCGAGATCGGCCCCCTCGCCACCGGCCTGCGCGCCTACCTTGCGGTGCGCGGCGGCATCGATGTGCCCCGCAGGGCGGGCTCCCGAGCCACGGACACCCTCGCGGGTCTCGGTCCCGCCCCGCTCGCCGCGGGCGACGAGATGCCCACGGCAGCGGAGATTGCGGGCGAGGTGCCGCCGATCGACGCCGTCGCATGGACGGCGCCCGCTCCCGGTGACGTGACCGTGGAGGTGGTGCCGGGACCGCGCGCCGACTGGTTCGCGGCCGACGCCGGACGCACGCTCTTCGCCGGTCCGTGGCGCGTGTCCGCGGACGCTGATCGGGTCGGTGTGCGTCTGGAGGGCCCCGGTCTGACCCGCATCCGCGCGGGGGAGCTGGCGAGCGAGGCCATGGTCCCCGGTGCGCTGCAGGTGCCGCCGGACGGGCGGCCGGTCGTGCTCGGAGTGGACGGTCCGGTCACCGGCGGCTACCCGGTCATCGCCGTCGCCACGGCCGAGTCCCTGGACCGCCTCGCGCAGGCGAGGCCCGGCACCCGCGTGCGGATCAGGCCCGTCGGATGA
- a CDS encoding 2-phosphosulfolactate phosphatase translates to MLESADQSRYQIRFEWGSPGVRRLAASDVVVIVDVLSASTEVVDAVAAGGAVPLTETGLAELAGTAHDAGAIVLLGALRNAAAVAAAVLAEQQRRGARTSVAVIAAGDADAAGWRVAVEDQFGAGAVIDALGALGLDHTSPEAAAACESFRGLGSAVRHLLTASASGQALLEAGAREAVLSAATLDAASAVPVLRDGVFVAA, encoded by the coding sequence ATGCTCGAGTCCGCCGACCAGTCGCGCTATCAGATCCGCTTCGAGTGGGGGTCGCCGGGGGTGCGCCGGCTCGCCGCATCCGACGTGGTCGTGATCGTGGACGTGCTGTCCGCCTCGACCGAGGTCGTGGATGCGGTCGCCGCCGGCGGCGCGGTCCCGCTCACCGAGACGGGCCTCGCCGAGCTCGCGGGCACCGCCCACGATGCCGGTGCGATCGTCCTGCTCGGCGCGCTGCGCAACGCGGCCGCCGTCGCCGCGGCGGTGCTGGCGGAGCAGCAGCGTCGTGGCGCGCGCACCTCCGTGGCGGTGATCGCCGCGGGAGATGCGGATGCGGCCGGCTGGCGCGTGGCCGTCGAGGATCAGTTCGGCGCGGGGGCCGTCATCGACGCGCTCGGTGCGCTCGGGCTCGACCACACCTCGCCCGAGGCCGCAGCTGCGTGCGAATCGTTCCGCGGGCTGGGCAGCGCGGTGCGGCACCTGCTCACGGCGAGCGCGAGCGGGCAGGCGCTTCTGGAGGCGGGGGCGCGCGAGGCGGTGCTGTCCGCGGCGACGCTCGATGCCGCATCCGCGGTTCCGGTTCTGCGGGACGGCGTCTTCGTCGCGGCGTGA